The Actinomycetes bacterium nucleotide sequence TCAAACCTTATATCTCCCTTCACCTCCTCCACTATTACCGGATTTTCAGGGGAGGTAATAGTGGGTTTGGTATCAAGGACCTTGAAAATTCTTTCCGATGCGGCTATGGCTTCCTGCAATATTCCAAATTTTTCACTCAGGTCGCTTATGGGATGAAAGAATTTCTCAATATATTGTATAAAGGCCACCAGGGTTCCAAAAGTCAGTATCCCGCTTATAACCTGTCCCCCTCCATACCAGATTATCAGGGCTATGGCCAGGCTGCTTATGAGGGTAACTATGGGGAAGAATACCGCATAATAGAATACGGTTTTAAGATAAGCATTGAGATATCCGGTATTAAGAGACTCAAATTCCTGGTTGCTTCTGTCCTCCCTGGCAAATATTTTGATGGTATTTATACCTGAGACTGCTTCCTGCAGGTAGGAATTAATAGCCGATATCTTGGTTCTGATAATCCTGAAAGTAACCCTTACCTTGGCCCTGAATATAAAGGTAGCTATAGCCAGAAGGATGAGCACTGAAAAGGTAATAAGGGCAAGCTTGAGATTCAGGGTTACCATGATAACCATTATTCCCACAATCATGAATATATCGCCGAATAGGGTAACTATTCCCGAAGACAGCATTTCGTTCAGGGTTTGTACATCGGTAGTTACCCTGGTCATAATTTTGCCCACCGGATTCCGGTCAAAAAAGGACATGGGCATTTTATGAATATGGGTAAAAATATCCATTCTCATATCATACATAATTTTCTGGCCCAGTAGTTCAGTCAGGTACTGCTGGAAATAGCGGAATGCAAATTCTGCCAGTATGACTGCCCCGAATAAAAATACAATATATATAAAGCCGTCCAGTCTTCCCGGGGCGATATAATTATCTATAGCAACTTTTATCAGGTAAGGTCCCAGAATTTCCAAACCGGCGGTAAGCAGCAGTAAAAATACAGTAAAAGAGAGCAGCAATTTATAAGGTTTTAAATAAGACAGCAGCTTCCTGACCGTTTTTTTATCTAAACCCTTTTCCTGAAAGCCATTAATGATCATATCTCTTCCTCCAGTTCTTCTGACAGCTGTTGCCTGTAATAGAGTTTCTGGTATATTCCACAGCTTTTAAGCAGGCTTAGATGGGTTCCTCTTTCCACTATCCTGCCTTCATCCATAACCAGTATAAGGTCTGAATCTTTAATAGTAGATATCCGGTGGGAAACTATGATGGCAGTTATACTCCTGGTTCTGGCTTTGAGGTTGGCAAGTATCAGTTCTTCAGTATGGGTATCTATACTGGAAAATGAATCATCAAGTATAAGAATGGAGGGATCAGCAGCCAGAGCCCTGGCAATGGCCAGCCTCTGCTTCTGTCCCCCGGATAGAGTTATACCCCTTTCCCCGATAACTGTATCATACTTTTTTTCAAACCCCATTATTTCCTGGTGCAGGGAAGCGGTTCTGGCTGATTCTTCTACTAACTGATCCAGCTGGCCGGGTGGCATCTTGGATCTTTGGCTCAGTCCAAATAGTATGTTTTCCCTAATGGACTTGGAAAAAAGGAATGGCTCCTGGGTCACATAACCTATGCTGGTTCTAAGCTGTTCCAAATCTATCTTCTTTATATCGTGGCCATCTAAAAGTATCTGGCCCTTCTGGGGATCGTATAATCTCACTATTAGGTTAAGCAGGCTGGACTTAGCGCTGCCGGTAAAACCCACAATGGCTACCTGCATTCTTTCTTTGAGGGCAAAATTAATATCCTGCAGGACCCATTGGTCATTGGGCCGGGCGGATAGCAGCTTGCTGTCCATGATGTTTTCTTTAATATAGTCATCATATCCCTGTTCATTTTCATACTTAAAGTATACCTGCCTGAACTCGATATTACCTTTAATCCTGTTGATCTTTACCGGATGGGAAGAGGTCTTTATTTTAGGCTTAATATTAAGCACCCTGTTTATTCTTTTCATGGATACCGAGCCCCGCTGCACCAGATTTATGACCCAGCCCAGGGATATAAGGGGCCAGGTAATGGAGCCTATATAAGCTGAGAACTGTACAAACTGGCCCAAAGTAAGGGTTTGACCTATAACCTGCCTTCCCCCTACCAGCAGGACTACCATGGTGCCAACGCCCCCGATAAAAATCATGGCCGGCCAGAAAGCAGATCTTATTTTGGCCAGGGACATATTCCGCTGGATATATTCCTGGTTCAGGCCGGAAAACACTTCTTTTTCTTGGTCCTGCCGGGTAAAGGATTTAACCACCTTTATGCCGGCAATGCTTTCCTGGGTTCTGGCGGAAAGGGCAGCATACTGTTCCTGTGAAGCCCTGAACCGGATATAAAGCATGGAGCTTAATTTGCTAACCAGAAGCGGCAGTATGGGGATGGCTATCATAGAGTACAGGGACAGCTTAACATTGATAGAAAACATTACCGCCAGCGTAGAGACAAATACAAATACAGTATTGAATAAATTAAGGATACCCGGTCCCAGAAAATTCCTTACTGCGTCC carries:
- a CDS encoding ABC transporter ATP-binding protein/permease; the encoded protein is MFILFTDLLALLIPWILRMAIDDIRYRPQSANLLTYAALLLTVACLQGIFRFYMRKLLVGISRQIEYSIRTDFFAHIQRIHSSFFTNTRTGSIMALATNDLDAVRNFLGPGILNLFNTVFVFVSTLAVMFSINVKLSLYSMIAIPILPLLVSKLSSMLYIRFRASQEQYAALSARTQESIAGIKVVKSFTRQDQEKEVFSGLNQEYIQRNMSLAKIRSAFWPAMIFIGGVGTMVVLLVGGRQVIGQTLTLGQFVQFSAYIGSITWPLISLGWVINLVQRGSVSMKRINRVLNIKPKIKTSSHPVKINRIKGNIEFRQVYFKYENEQGYDDYIKENIMDSKLLSARPNDQWVLQDINFALKERMQVAIVGFTGSAKSSLLNLIVRLYDPQKGQILLDGHDIKKIDLEQLRTSIGYVTQEPFLFSKSIRENILFGLSQRSKMPPGQLDQLVEESARTASLHQEIMGFEKKYDTVIGERGITLSGGQKQRLAIARALAADPSILILDDSFSSIDTHTEELILANLKARTRSITAIIVSHRISTIKDSDLILVMDEGRIVERGTHLSLLKSCGIYQKLYYRQQLSEELEEEI
- a CDS encoding ABC transporter ATP-binding protein/permease codes for the protein MIINGFQEKGLDKKTVRKLLSYLKPYKLLLSFTVFLLLLTAGLEILGPYLIKVAIDNYIAPGRLDGFIYIVFLFGAVILAEFAFRYFQQYLTELLGQKIMYDMRMDIFTHIHKMPMSFFDRNPVGKIMTRVTTDVQTLNEMLSSGIVTLFGDIFMIVGIMVIMVTLNLKLALITFSVLILLAIATFIFRAKVRVTFRIIRTKISAINSYLQEAVSGINTIKIFAREDRSNQEFESLNTGYLNAYLKTVFYYAVFFPIVTLISSLAIALIIWYGGGQVISGILTFGTLVAFIQYIEKFFHPISDLSEKFGILQEAIAASERIFKVLDTKPTITSPENPVIVEEVKGDIRFDHVWFSYHQNEYVLKDINFELESSQSIAFVGATGSGKTSIINILNRFYEIQKGHIFLDGIDIRKYELNHLRKHIGIVMQDVFLFSGTILDNIRLGDSSISKQQVIEAARYVNAHKFIQKLPLKYDQEIKERGKILSVGQRQLIAFARAIVFNPQVLLVLDEATSSIDSEIEALIQDALNKVMAGRTTIIIAHRLSTIKNVDKILVLSHGKIIEKGTHSSLLKARGIYYKLYKYQYQLQT